A single genomic interval of Helianthus annuus cultivar XRQ/B chromosome 6, HanXRQr2.0-SUNRISE, whole genome shotgun sequence harbors:
- the LOC110894444 gene encoding delta(12) fatty acid desaturase DES8.11 codes for MGAGGRMSDPSEGKNILERVPIDPPFTLSDLKKAIPAHCFERSVIRSSYYVVHDLIVAYVFYFLANTYIPLLPTPWAYLAWPVYWFCQASILTGLWVIGHECGHHAFSDYQLIDDAVGFVLHSALYTPYFSWKYSHRNHHANTNSLDNDEVYIPKRKSKIAIYSKLLNNPPGRVFTLVFRLTLGFPLYLLTNISGKKYGRFANHFDPLSPIFTERERIQVVISDIGILAVLYATKLLVDAKGAAWVTSMYLIPVLGVHMFFVLITYLHHTHLSLPHYDSTEWNWIRGALSTIDRDFGFLNRVFHDVTHTHVLHHLISYIPHYHAKEARDAIKPVLGEFYKIDRTPIFKAMWREAKECIYIEPDEDSEHKGTYWYHKM; via the coding sequence ATGGGTGCAGGTGGGCGGATGTCAGACCCATCTGAGGGCAAAAACATCCTAGAACGTGTCCCCATTGATCCACCATTCACTCTAAGTGATCTAAAGAAAGCAATCCCTGCTCACTGCTTCGAACGATCCGTCATCCGTTCCTCTTACTATGTTGTTCACGACCTCATTGTTGCCTATGTCTTTTACTTCCTTGCCAACACATACATCCCTCTTCTCCCTACCCCATGGGCTTACTTAGCATGGCCAGTATACTGGTTTTGTCAAGCTAGCATCCTCACTGGCCTATGGGTCATTGGTCATGAGTGTGGACACCATGCCTTTAGTGACTACCAGTTGATCGATGACGCTGTTGGATTCGTCCTCCATTCTGCTCTTTATACCCCTTATTTCTCTTGGAAATACAGCCATCGGAACCACCATGCCAACACGAATTCACTTGATAACGATGAAGTTTACATTCCTAAACGCAAGTCCAAAATTGCCATTTACTCAAAGCTTCTTAACAATCCCCCAGGTCGAGTGTTCACTTTGGTTTTCAGGTTAACTCTAGGGTTTCCTTTGTACCTCTTGACTAACATTTCTGGCAAGAAGTACGGGAGGTTCGCCAACCACTTTGATCCACTAAGTCCTATTTTCACCGAGCGTGAACGGATTCAGGTTGTTATATCTGATATTGGTATTCTCGCGGTTTTGTATGCAACTAAGCTTCTTGTAGACGCGAAGGGGGCAGCTTGGGTGACAAGCATGTATTTAATTCCGGTGCTAGGTGTTCACATGTTTTTCGTGTTGATCACGTATTTGCACCACACCCATCTCTCATTACCTCATTATGATTCAACCGAATGGAACTGGATTAGAGGGGCATTATCGACAATCGATAGGGATTTCGGATTCCTGAATAGGGTTTTCCATGATGTCACCCACACTCATGTCTTGCATCATCTGATCTCGTACATTCCACATTATCATGCAAAGGAGGCAAGGGACGCAATCAAGCCAGTCTTGGGTGAGTTTTATAAGATCGACAGGACCCCGATTTTCAAGGCGATGTGGAGAGAGGCCAAGGAATGCATCTACATCGAGCCGGATGAAGATAGTGAACACAAAGGTACATATTGGTACCATAAAATGTAA